From a single Osmerus mordax isolate fOsmMor3 chromosome 6, fOsmMor3.pri, whole genome shotgun sequence genomic region:
- the LOC136944483 gene encoding hyaluronan synthase 1-like codes for MELKPLLRRAGLIVRAFFTFLFALCVLGVMVWAYVQGFQLVSSQYGIISFGFYGLLLGLHVLLQSLFAYMEHRRMRAHKAACTFTKTVGLTISAYQEDPAYLRECLHSIRGLNYPPELLRVIMVVDGNSEDDLYMLEMFREVFADQNPGCYVWKNNYHTWDPTREGDVAGANGPGGDAGYGMRVDPQRREVEVLINSRRCVCIMQKWGGKREVMYTAFKALGSSVDYIQVCDSDTKLDTLATLELCKVLESDPSYGAVGGDVMILNLKESYISFMSSLRYWMAFNIERSCQSFFNCVSCISGPLGLYRNDLLQQFLESWYNQMFLGTHCTFGDDRHLTNRMLSMGYATKYTARSKCYTETPAQFLRWLSQQTRWTKSFFREWLYNAMWWHKQHLWMTYESIISGVFPFFVTATIIQLFWMGTLWDILWVLCCIKLIGLVKAAYACLLRKDLVMVFMSLYSTLYMSSLLPSKYFAILTINKSNWGTSGRLKMVGNYVSLLPLLVWAAILLSGLSYTIYKETQKDWDSAAKIEETKFLIFGCAAYVCYWLFMVIFYWVWFSKACRKRSQHHNVSV; via the exons ATGGAACTGAAACCACTGCTGAGAAGAGCGGGCTTGATTGTCCGTGCCTTCTTCACTTTCCTCTTCGCCCTCTGTGTCCTCGGGGTGATGGTGTGGGCCTACGTACAGGGTTTCCAGCTGGTGTCGTCCCAGTACGGCATCATCTCCTTCGGCTTCTACGGCCTCCTGCTGGGGCTCCATGTGCTGCTCCAGAGCCTGTTTGCCTACATGGAGCACCGGCGCATGAGAGCCCACAAGGCCGCCTGCACCTTCACCAAGACCGTCGGCCTCACCATCTCCGCCTACCAGGAGGACCCGGCCTACCTCCGCGAGTGCCTCCACTCCATCCGGGGTCTCAATTACCCCCCGGAGCTGCTACGGGTCATAATGGTGGTGGACGGAAACTCAGAGGACGACCTGTACATGCTGGAGATGTTCCGGGAGGTGTTTGCCGACCAGAACCCTGGCTGCTATGTGTGGAAGAACAACTACCATACTTGGGACCCCACCAGAGAAGGGGATGTGGCCGGAGCGAATGGCCCAGGGGGAGATGCTGGTTATGGGATGAGAGTGGACCCtcaaaggagggaggtggaggtcctGATCAACAGCAGGAGATGTGTGTGCATCATGCAGAAGTGGGGCGGGAAGAGGGAGGTCATGTACACAGCATTCAAGGCCCTGGGATCCTCGGTAGACTACATACAG GTGTGTGATTCCGACACCAAGCTGGATACTCTGGCCACGCTGGAGCTGTGCAAGGTGCTGGAGAGCGACCCCAGCTACGGTGCGGTGGGAGGAGACGTGATGATCCTGAACCTGAAGGAGTCCTACATCAGCTTCATGAGCAGCCTCAGGTACTGGATGGCCTTCAACATCGAGAGGTCCTGCCAATCCTTCTTCAACTGCGTCTCCTGCATCAGCGGGCCCCTGG GACTGTACAGGAATGACCTACTCCAGCAGTTTCTAGAGTCCTGGTACAATCAGATGTTCTTGGGAACTCACTGCACATTCGGGGATGACAGGCACCTCACCAACCGAATGCTCAGTATGGGCTACGCCACTAA GTACACCGCACGCTCCAAGTGCTACACGGAGACGCCTGCTCAGTTCTTACGCTGGCTCAGCCAGCAGACGCGCTGGACCAAGTCCTTCTTTCGGGAATGGCTCTACAATGCCATGTGGTGGCACAAGCAACACCTCTGGATGACCTACGAATCCATCATCTCCGGCGTCTTCCCCTTCTTCGTCACGGCGACCATCATCCAGTTATTCTGGATGGGCACCTTGTGGGACATCCTCTGGGTCCTGTGCTGCATCAAGCTGATTGGCCTAGTGAAGGCAGCGTACGCCTGCCTGCTGCGAAAAGACCTGGTGATGGTGTTCATGTCCCTCTACTCCACCCTCTACATGAGCAGCCTGCTGCCTTCCAAGTACTTTGCCATCCTCACCATAAACAAGAGCAACTGGGGGACCTCCGGCAGACTCAAGATGGTGGGGAACTACGTCTCCCTGCTACCCCTGTTGGTgtgggcggccatcttgttaaGTGGGCTGTCCTACACCATCTACAAGGAGACCCAGAAGGACTGGGACAGTGCAGCTAAGATCGAGGAAACCAAGTTTCTGATATTCGGATGTGCGGCCTACGTGTGTTACTGGCTCTTCATGGTCATCTTCTACTGGGTGTGGTTCAGCAAGGCCTGCCGGAAACGCTCCCAGCATCACAATGTCAGTGTGTAG